tataatccttcagtcttccttttgtctcccaaatgcaaaggacatttaaaagaatgtgatttgagtacctcagaaagtgttctaaaaaggaaaacactgacttgagacttacatagacataaatggacactgtcaggaaatattaggtttataatttgttcttgttttgtttttcaaacttgaGTAATTTATTTGGGTTGAAAATTAAGACTTTATGCAGCTTAGAGTGCTCTATAGTGGACTGATAATATTCAGtgtgataaagagcatttacaatgggcaatccatgaggaaaggaagttttttactccttacttattgtttcatcctggatgactagggtgcctagaatattacctggctcctaatagattttcaataaataacatttacttttcagtggaaaaggcagtctatcaatatttttacatctaacccactgccctaatgtatactccaactcatagcaaccctgtataggattttgacagtctatcgatctttatagtagatggatttctctgtagatagcctctctatttaaaatctaaaaaaggtggacattctagagtacttagcacagtttatgaatttgttgttgataggtgccatcaagttggttcctactcaaagcatccctaagcacaaaaagaacagaacactgtccagtcctgcactgtcctcacaactgttcttacatttgatctcattgttgcagccattgttaatccatctcctggagggccttcctccttgtcactgccctcgtgatggccttctccagggactggcctctctgggcaacatgtccaaagtatgtgaataaagtatcaccatccttgtgtcatattagaatgtgtgtgtgtgtatatatatatatatatatactttgtatgcggtctttcacttttgggtgagtttattttctttttttgaggatcttcttaataattatttgctttcaaacaacaatatttggatagacaatattttctagggccttctaagccaaaatgattgcataaaactacatttgtgagagtgtggccaggcggctcggaccgagcagggctttccttcccagtggattgcagagcgtacactgccagtctcttgtcttctgttcaccatggcttcttctgatatccaggtgaaagaactggagaagtgggcctctggccaggcctttgagctgatactcagcccccgttcaaaagaggccgtcccagaattccctctttctcctccaaagaagaaggacctttccctggaggaaattcagaagaaattagaagctgcagaagaaagacgcaagtcccatgaggcggaggtcctgaagcagctggccagGAAGCGGGAGCACGAGAAGGAGGTGCTGCAGAAAGCAATCGAGGAGAACAACAACTTCAGCAAGATGGCCGAGGAGAAGCTGACCCACAAAATGGAAGCCAACAAAGAGAACCGAGAAGCACAAATGGTGGCCAAGCTGGAGCGCTT
This genomic stretch from Tenrec ecaudatus isolate mTenEca1 chromosome 2 unlocalized genomic scaffold, mTenEca1.hap1 SUPER_2_unloc_1, whole genome shotgun sequence harbors:
- the LOC142435828 gene encoding stathmin-like; the encoded protein is MSWCIVSDIQVKELEKWASGQAFELILSPRSKEAVPEFPLSPPKKKDLSLEEIQKKLEAAEERRKSHEAEVLKQLARKREHEKEVLQKAIEENNNFSKMAEEKLTHKMEANKENREAQMVAKLERLGEKDKHVEEVRKNKECKDPADETAAD